A region of the Litchfieldia alkalitelluris genome:
TTCCAATAGCATTCCGTTTATAAAGTCTAACCAAAGTGTGAAAGCCGTCGATGGAATCAATTTTAACGTATATCCTGGTGAGACCTTGGGAGTTGTTGGAGAATCTGGCTGTGGTAAATCAACAATGGCACGTCTTGTTAATCAGCTGATCAAACCGACTTCTGGTGTGGTTAATTTTAAAAATGAAAATCTGATAGAAATGAATTCTAAAAGATTACGAGAAACGAGAAAGAAAGTTCAAATGATCTTCCAAGATCCTTATTCTTCACTTGATCCTCGACTAAAAGTAGGAGAATTAATTGCCGAGCCTCTCGTGATTCATAAGGTAGGTGACAAAGTCAGCAGAAGAAAACGTGTGGAGGAATTACTTGAAATTGTCGGACTTAATAAGCGATTTGCTGATCGATATCCTCACGAGTTTTCAGGTGGACAAAGGCAAAGGATTAATATCGCAAGAGCTTTAACCTTAAATCCGGAGCTCGTTATATGTGATGAACCCGTTTCAGCTTTAGACGTTTCTGTTCAAGCTCAAGTGATCAATCTTTTAAAAAAATTACAAAAAGAGTTTAATTTAACGTACATTTTTATTTCACATGATTTAAATGTTGTCCGTTATATGTGTGATCGGATTGCGGTGATGTACTTAGGAAAAATTGTAGAAGTTGGAACATATGAAGAGATTTTTTCCAACCCTCAACATCCATATACAAAGGCACTGTTTTCAGCGATTCCTAAAGAGGATCCATTTGAGGAAAAAGAACGGATTATTCTAAAGGGAACAGTGCCGAGTCCATTAAACCCACCATCTGGGTGCAGCTTCCATGAACGTTGTCCAGTGGCCGTGGATCTATGCAAAACAAAAGAACCTAAAATTGTAAATACAGAAAACACACACCAAGCATCATGTCATTTGGTTAACTAAATTAGGGGGAATGGAAATGTCATTAAAATACGTAATGGAATTATATGAATTAATGGATGATCTATCAGTTTCAGGAGAAAAAGTGAAAGAATACTTGTCAAAAGTCAGTCCAAATGGACAAATTGAGATTCAAACAATTGAGGGTGAAAAAGGGAGTACGGACTTTATCAAAGTATTAATATCAGGTAAAAATGGTAAATCCATCGGAGGGAATGCACCAACCTTAGGTATTATCGGGCGCTTAGGTGGGATTGGGGCTCGTCCGGAAATGATTGGCTTTGTTTCAGATGGTGATGGTGCATTATCTAGTATGTCTATCGCAGCAAAACTATTAGATATGACAAATAAAGGTGACATGTTAGATGGAGATGTAATCCTAACGACACATATATGTCCGGATGCACCTACATTGCCACATGATCCTGTACCATTTATGGATTCGCCAGTTGATATATTAACAATGAATAAATATGAAGTGGCAGAAGAAATGGACGCAATTCTTTCGATTGATACGACTAAAGGAAATCAAATTATAAATCATCGTGGATT
Encoded here:
- a CDS encoding ABC transporter ATP-binding protein; this encodes MEVLLEVKDLKKHFPVSNSIPFIKSNQSVKAVDGINFNVYPGETLGVVGESGCGKSTMARLVNQLIKPTSGVVNFKNENLIEMNSKRLRETRKKVQMIFQDPYSSLDPRLKVGELIAEPLVIHKVGDKVSRRKRVEELLEIVGLNKRFADRYPHEFSGGQRQRINIARALTLNPELVICDEPVSALDVSVQAQVINLLKKLQKEFNLTYIFISHDLNVVRYMCDRIAVMYLGKIVEVGTYEEIFSNPQHPYTKALFSAIPKEDPFEEKERIILKGTVPSPLNPPSGCSFHERCPVAVDLCKTKEPKIVNTENTHQASCHLVN
- a CDS encoding DUF1177 domain-containing protein, producing MSLKYVMELYELMDDLSVSGEKVKEYLSKVSPNGQIEIQTIEGEKGSTDFIKVLISGKNGKSIGGNAPTLGIIGRLGGIGARPEMIGFVSDGDGALSSMSIAAKLLDMTNKGDMLDGDVILTTHICPDAPTLPHDPVPFMDSPVDILTMNKYEVAEEMDAILSIDTTKGNQIINHRGFAITPTVKEGYILKVSDDLLHVYTQSVGKLPVTMPITIQDITPYGNGVYHINSILQPSVSTDKPVVGVAITAETAVAGCGTGASRVTDIEEVVRYCIEVAKLYGKSKCHFYNEKEFNRLEELYGKLSHLQKMGKKGASL